The genomic stretch GCCGACACGCCGTCGATGTCGCGGTTGGTGACGAAATAGCGGACCGGAAAACCGGACCAGTGCAGCGAAATCAGCGTCGACCCGGCCATGATTCCGAGCTTGAGGTAGGCCTCGAGCGCCGCCGGCATTGCCAGGATCGCGGCGAGGACGGCCGCCTTCCAGACGCGGCTCACCGGCCGGTGCCCTCGGCGACGATCCGCCCGACCAGATCGCGGAACGCGTCGATCGCCAGCGGCCGGCGGGCAACGTCGCCGCGGATCACCGGCTCTGGCGCGGCGCCCGGCACGGCCACCACGACAGCCGAACTGACGATCCGTCTGGCGTCGGCGGAGACGCGAAACGCGCCCTGGCTGACGCCGACGACCGACAGCGCGCCATTGTAGCGGCGCAGGAACAGCACCACCTCGTCGCCCTGATGGAACTCCGGCGCGCCGACGAAGATCGTCCGGTAGCGGCCGATCTGTCCGCCCGGCACCTGGACGGTGATGGTGCCGCCCAGGCTGCCTTTCATGTATTCGACCGCATCGACCGTCACGCGTGTTTCGACCGCGCGGCGGCCGTCGGCCCAGTCGGCGTGCACGTCCACGACGCGACCGTGGACGATCGCGGTCGACACGCTGACCAGTTCACGGAGTTCGATCGGCAGCAGCACGGTCGCGCCGCCCGTGATCGGCAACGCGAGCAGCAGCGCGGCAAGACACAGACGACGCACCATCGGCGGCAGTCTATCGCGTCCCGCGCCGCGCCACTTCGAGGATGGCTTCCGCCGCGCGCCGGCTGGCCCCGGCGGTGCCCAGCCGGTCGCGAACCTCTGTCAGGTCGGCCCGCACGCGCGCGGCCGCGTCGGGATCGGTGAGCACGGCGAGCGCGTGCGCGGCCGTCGCCTCCGGCGTGAAGTCGTCCTGGATCAGCTCCGGAACGACGCGGCGGCCGGCCACGAGGTTCGCCATCGCGTAGGTGTCGACCTGGACGAGCGGCTTGCCGAGGCGATACGTCAGCGCGCTAACCCGGTAGACCACCACCATCGGGCACGTGTGAAGCGCCGCCTGCACGGTGACGGTCCCCGACGCGAGCAGCGCCACGTCCGCCGACGCGAGGATGTCGTCGGTGGCACCCTCGAGTACGACCGGCGGCTTCGCCGCCTCAGGCCAGTGCGCCAGCGGTGCCAGGAGCGTGTCGTGCAGGTGCGGAGCGCGCGCGACAAGAAACTGCGCGTCCGGCAGGCGCGCCGCGATCAACCCGGCGGCGCGGACCAGATCGGGCAGGATTCCGCGCAGCTCGTTGGCGCGGCTGCCCGGGAGCAGCGCGACGACCGGCCTGGCAGGATCGAATCCGTGCGCGCGCAGGAAGCGCTCGCGCGGCGCGGCCGGCGGCGTCAGCTCGAGCAGCGGGTGGCCGACGAAGCGCACCGGCACGCCTGCCTTCTCATAGAACTCGGCTTCGAACGGGAAGATGACGAGCATCTGCTCGGCGACGCGCTTCACCATCCTGATGCGTCCGGGACGCCACGCCCAGATCTGCGGGCTGATGTAGTAGACGACCGGAATCCCGCGCCGGTGCATCGCGCGGGCGAGGAAGGCGTTGAAGTCGACGTAGTCGATCGGCACGAAAACGTCGGGCCGATCACGCTCGGCGGCGCGGACGAGGCTGCGATACGTCTCCAGAGACCTCGGGATGACACGCAGCGCCTCGGTGAGGCCGGTCACCGACAACCCGCGGAAATCGCGAACCAGGGTGGCGCCGCCCGCCTCCATGCGCGCGCCGCCGAACCCGCTCACCACCGCGCCGGGCTCCAGCTTCAGGATCTCGGAGGCGAGCGCGCCGGCGTACAGATCGCCGGATGGCTCGCCGCACGAGAGCATCACGCGAAGGGGCTGCAAAGGGCGGGTCTAGCCCGGTTTCTCGAAAATGCCCGGCGCGAGCGGGACGTTGAACTTGATGGTCCGCACGTCGCGCTCGATGCTCGTCAGACCGGCGCGCCGGACCACGGTATGGAAGGGAATCTGAATGCCGTCGACGTCGCGATAGTCGGCATACCGCTCTTCGATCGTCCCATCGGGCCCGCCGTAGCGGCTGCGGTCGATCAAGCCGTTGACGCGGTTGACGAAGAACGTCACGGGAGCCAGATCGGGTCCCGACACCTCGATGGCTGCGAGCACGGGCTCGTCGGAGTCGACCTCGCGCACCACCAGCTTCCCCGCGGCCGCCTTCACCAGCACCGCGATCGTGTCGCGCTGCACGCTCGCCTTGATCGCCGGCCGTCCCTCTTCCGGCATTTCGCTCGCTTTGCCGTCGGGCTCGATGATCCAGTAGCGTCCGGCCGAGTAGACCTGGGCGATCTTGCCGCCGGGCATGTCGGCGTCGACCCGGAACCGCTCCGGGTACTCGATGTTGGCGACGACCTTGAACGGCACCGGGCCGTTCAGGTCGGTGACGATCATCGTTCCCTCCGATCGTACCGTCTTGATGCTTTGCAGCTTGGCGAGGCCCCCCTTCGCGGCGATGGCCTTGTCGAGGAGCGCCTTTGCCGAGTTTGGCGGGCGCGCTTCCTGTTTACCGGCCTTGCTCTCCTGAAAGTACACGGCGGGCTGATAGCCACGGCTCGCGCTGCGAGGGCGACGCAGGTCCGGCGCGGCGAGATCGAGCTGCGCCGCCGGGATGATCTCGTAGCGGTCGAACCCTGCTCCCGGCAGCTGCCGCACGAACGCGGACGCGTCACCGACCAGGACGATCGTCAACTGATCGGGATGGAGGTAGTTCCTGGCCACGCGCAACACGTCTTCGACCGATACCGCGCTGACCCGCTCGCGGTAGGTCTGCAGCTCGTTCATGTTCAGTCCGTAGAAGAGCCCGTTCAGGATCTGCAGCGCGATCTGGCTGGGTGTCTCGATGGTCAGCGGAAACGAGCCGGTCAGGTATTGCTGGGCGCCCTGCAGCTCGCGCGTGCCAACCCGGTGGAGAATCAGCTTCCAGACTTCGTCGACCATCAGCCGCAGCGTTTCGCCGGTCGTCTCCGAGCGCGTGTTGGTGCGGGCGACGATGTCGCCGGATTGCTTGAGCGCGTTGAAGTCGGCCGACGCGCCGTAGGTCAGGCCGCGCTCCGAGCGCAGCACGCGGTGCAGCCGGTTCGCCCCCTCGCCGCCGAGCACTTTCGCAGCCAGGTCGAGCGCCATGTAGTCGTCGTTCCGGCGCGGAATGGCGAGGTTGCCGACCCGGATCTCGGTCTGCACGGCGCCAGGCTTGTCGACGATGACGAGCCGTCGCGCCGGCGTCGGCGGATCGGCCGGCCTCGGCGCGTCCGCGGCCGCGCGGACCCACGAGCCGAACGCCCGCCCGGCACCGGCGAACGCCTCGTCGGGTGTGACGTCGCCGACGATCGCCAGGATCGCGTTGTTGGCGCCGAACCAGCGGCGATGGAACGCGATCAGATCGGCGCGGGTCACCGCCACGAGCGTCTCGGGTGTGCCCCCTTGCGGGCGGCCGTAGGGATGCGCGCCGAAGACGAGCCGATCGAACACGGCGTTGGCCAGAAACTCCGGGTCGTCGTAACTGACCCGCATCCCCGAGAGCGCCTGCTGCCGCTGCCGCTCGATCTCCTCGGGCGCAAACGCGGGATGCTGGGCGAGGTCGGCGACGAGGTTCAGCGCCACGTCGAAGCTGTCCTTCAGCACGACGACGTTGATGTAGCTCAGATCGAGTCCGGCGCCGGTGCTGAGCGCGCCGCCGATCGAGTCGATGCCATCGGCGATCTGCTCGGCCGACCTGGTGGCGGTCCCCTGATCGAGGAGCGCGGCGGCCAGGTCCGCGACGCCAGGCTTGCCGTCGGGATCCTGCGCCGCGCCGGCGCGGACGATCAGCCGGAGGGTGACGGCCGGCTGCTCGTGATGCGAGACCGCCACCACCTGCAGGCCATTGGCGAGGCTCTGCAGTGCGTAGGAGGGGAACTTGACCTCGTGCTCCTCGAGGGGACTAGGCGGCTTGTCAACCGGCCAGTTCCGCCCTTGTGCGCAGACCCCTGCGGTCGACGCGACGAGCGCGGTCCCGAGCGCCAGCGCCCGCAGCAGGGCCGGGGCGGCGCGCCAGGAAAGAGAGGCGATCATCATTGGCCTCCTCGGGGAAGGATCGTCAGCACGGTGCGATTCTCCGGGGTGAAGTAGGTCTTCGCGACGCGTTGGACGTCGGCGACCGTGAGGCTCTGAAAGATGTCGAACTCGGCGTCGGCCGTCTTGAGATCCCCGTGGATGACGGCGGCGTGCCCGAGCACCTCCGCCTTGTTCTGATCGGTCTCGCGCCCGACGATATAGTCGCGCGTGAACTGGTTCTTCGCCTGCTGCAATTCGGCGGCGGTGATCGGCTCGCCGCGGAGCCGATCCAGCTCGGCGATCAAGGCAGCGGCCGCCTCGTCGGTCGTGTGCCCGGGCTGGACGATCGCCACCGCATAGAACAGATTCGGATCCTCGATGATGTTGCCGCCGCCGAAGGCCGCGAGCGCAATCTCCTTCTCGTAGACCAGCGAGCGGTAGATGCGCGAGCTCTCGCCGTCGGAGAGCACCTTCGAGGCCAGGTGCAGCGGGTAGGAGTCGGGATGGCCGTCAGAGGTGATGTGGTAGGCGACGACCACGGCCGGAAGCGGCCAGTCAGCCTGCAGGGTGACTCGCTTCTCCCGCGTCTGCGGCGGCTCCCTGGGAATGTCGCGCGGTACCGGCGCCTCGGACTTCGGCACCCGCCCGAGAAACTGCGTTGCCAGTGCGAGCGCCTGTTTCGAATCGAAGTCGCCGACCAGCACCGCCGTGCAATTGCCCGGCACGTAGTAGGTCGCGAAGAACTGCCGCACGTCCTCGACCGACGCCGCGTCGAGGTCCTTCATGCTGCCGATGACCGGGTGCTTGTAGGGATGCACCTGGAAGGTCTGGTCGGCGATGATCTCCTGCAGCCGCCCGTACGGCTGGTTCTCGATCCGCATCCGCCGCTCTTCCTTGACCACCTCGCGTTCGTTCCTGAAGGCCTTCTCGTCGATGCGCAGCGAGCCGAGCCGATCGGCTTCGAGCCAGAGCACCAGCGGCAGGTACTGCGAGGGAACGGTCTCCCAGAACACCGTCGCGTCTTCGTTCGTATACGCGTTGCTCTGGCCGCCGACGCTCGACACGTACGAGGGATGCCCTTCCGGCTCGACGTTCCGGGAACCCTTGAACATCATGTGCTCGAAGAAGTGCGCGAAGCCGGTGCGGCCCGGACGTTCGTTCTTCGAGCCGACGTGATACCACATCTGCAGGTGCACGATCGGTGTCGAGTGGTCCTCGAGGAACACCAGCTGCATGCCGTTGGGCAGCGTCGCGGCGGTGTAGTCGAGCCTGACCGGCCGGACCGCGGCGTAGGTGAGGGGAGTGGCCAGCAGCAGCGCCGCCACGAGCGCCGAACGCGTCAAGGCGCGCATGACACCCGATTATCGCCGGTTTTCGAGGTCGTCCAGGCGCGCCCGCAGCGCCGCCACCGCCTTGCGCAGCGCGGGGAGCGTCCGGAAGACGGCCGACGCCTTCAGCCAGTCGCGGTTGTCGATCGCCGGGTAGCCGGAGACGAACGCGCCCGCGTCGATCGAGTTGGGAATACCGGTCTGGGCGGTCGCAATGACGCCGGCTCCGATCGTCAAGTGTCCCGCGACGCCAACCTGCCCGGCCAGCGTCACGCGGTCCTCGATCGTGGTGCTCCCGGCAATGCCGACCTGCGCGGCCAGCAGCACGTCGCGTCCGATCGTCACGCCATGCGCCACCTGCACGAGGTTGTCGATCTTGGTCCCGGCGCCGATCCGCGTCTCGCCGACCGCCGGGCGATCGATCGCCGTGTTGGCGCCGATCTCGACATCGTCCTCGATCACGACGCCGCCAACCTGAGGAATCTTGTGGTGCGTGCCGTCGGGCCGCCGCGCGAACCCGAAGCCGTCGCTGCCGATCACCGCGCCATCCTGGACGACCACCCGGCTGCCGACGACGACCCGCTCACGGATTGACACGCGCGAGTGGACGACGCAGTCATCGCCCACCACGGCGCCGGCGCCGATCGTCACGTGCGGGTAGATCACCGTGCGCGCTCCGACGCTGGCGCCCACGCCGATGCTGGCGAACGCCGCGATCGACGCGGTCGGGTCGATCGACGCGTCCGTCGCCACGTCGGCCATCCGGTGCACGCCGGCCGCAGTCTCGAGGCGGGGGGCGAACAGCTCCATCGCGCGGGCGAACGCCAGATACGGATCGACGGCGCGCAGCATCGCGCAGGGGGCCGCGGCGGCGCGGTCACCGAGGATCACGGCCGACGCCTTGGTCGCGCGAAGCTCGGCGGCGTACTTCGGATTGGCGAAGAACGTCAGATCGCCGGGGCCGGCGTCTCCGATGCCGGCCACCCGGGCGATCTCGATCGCGCCGTCGCCTTCGAGACGGCACTCGAGCCGCCGGGCAATCTCCTCGAGCTTCAACAGCAGCGAGTATAGCGGGTCGCGGAGTGCCGGGCGCGGGTAGCCGGAGCGACAGCTGGAAGCCGGCAACCACTAACCGGCAACGGCCCGCTAGTGAATCGCCGCGCGCTGAAAGAAGCTGACGAGATGTTCCAGGCCCAGCGCCGCCGCCACCTCCCGCACCACCGCCTCGCGGCTCCCGGGGGCCTCGCCCACGACGCCGCGCAGCGTCGTCAGCGCCTCGCTCGCTGTGGCCGCCCACGTCACCTTGACCAGGCCCTGGCGCGCGCCGCGCAGCGACAGGAAGTGGCCGATGATCCGGAAAAGGAAGTAGTAGCCGATGACGTTCGGTCCCGGCAGCAGAATCAGGAACACCGAGCCGACGCCGCCGAGCAGGTCCACGAACATCCAGAAGCGATGGCGGTCCCAGTCGCGGTGCAGTGATCGCCGCAGCAGCTGCAGCGCCTGCGCGGCGGTCAGATCGTGGGGGTGAACGAGCGTCGCCTCAGCACGTCCGCGCAACTGCCAGAGCAGGCGCTGCTCGGCAATCGATTCCGCGATCCAGCGCAGCAAACGCCGCTTGACGCGTGTCCCGAGCGGCGGACGCGCATCTGACGGGTCGACGATCCTGTGCCGCTCGCGCTCGGCCTCCGCCAGTGTCTGGCGAAAGCGGACGTTGACGC from Vicinamibacterales bacterium encodes the following:
- the lpxB gene encoding lipid-A-disaccharide synthase, with protein sequence MQPLRVMLSCGEPSGDLYAGALASEILKLEPGAVVSGFGGARMEAGGATLVRDFRGLSVTGLTEALRVIPRSLETYRSLVRAAERDRPDVFVPIDYVDFNAFLARAMHRRGIPVVYYISPQIWAWRPGRIRMVKRVAEQMLVIFPFEAEFYEKAGVPVRFVGHPLLELTPPAAPRERFLRAHGFDPARPVVALLPGSRANELRGILPDLVRAAGLIAARLPDAQFLVARAPHLHDTLLAPLAHWPEAAKPPVVLEGATDDILASADVALLASGTVTVQAALHTCPMVVVYRVSALTYRLGKPLVQVDTYAMANLVAGRRVVPELIQDDFTPEATAAHALAVLTDPDAAARVRADLTEVRDRLGTAGASRRAAEAILEVARRGTR
- a CDS encoding pitrilysin family protein, whose translation is MIASLSWRAAPALLRALALGTALVASTAGVCAQGRNWPVDKPPSPLEEHEVKFPSYALQSLANGLQVVAVSHHEQPAVTLRLIVRAGAAQDPDGKPGVADLAAALLDQGTATRSAEQIADGIDSIGGALSTGAGLDLSYINVVVLKDSFDVALNLVADLAQHPAFAPEEIERQRQQALSGMRVSYDDPEFLANAVFDRLVFGAHPYGRPQGGTPETLVAVTRADLIAFHRRWFGANNAILAIVGDVTPDEAFAGAGRAFGSWVRAAADAPRPADPPTPARRLVIVDKPGAVQTEIRVGNLAIPRRNDDYMALDLAAKVLGGEGANRLHRVLRSERGLTYGASADFNALKQSGDIVARTNTRSETTGETLRLMVDEVWKLILHRVGTRELQGAQQYLTGSFPLTIETPSQIALQILNGLFYGLNMNELQTYRERVSAVSVEDVLRVARNYLHPDQLTIVLVGDASAFVRQLPGAGFDRYEIIPAAQLDLAAPDLRRPRSASRGYQPAVYFQESKAGKQEARPPNSAKALLDKAIAAKGGLAKLQSIKTVRSEGTMIVTDLNGPVPFKVVANIEYPERFRVDADMPGGKIAQVYSAGRYWIIEPDGKASEMPEEGRPAIKASVQRDTIAVLVKAAAGKLVVREVDSDEPVLAAIEVSGPDLAPVTFFVNRVNGLIDRSRYGGPDGTIEERYADYRDVDGIQIPFHTVVRRAGLTSIERDVRTIKFNVPLAPGIFEKPG
- a CDS encoding pitrilysin family protein; amino-acid sequence: MRALTRSALVAALLLATPLTYAAVRPVRLDYTAATLPNGMQLVFLEDHSTPIVHLQMWYHVGSKNERPGRTGFAHFFEHMMFKGSRNVEPEGHPSYVSSVGGQSNAYTNEDATVFWETVPSQYLPLVLWLEADRLGSLRIDEKAFRNEREVVKEERRMRIENQPYGRLQEIIADQTFQVHPYKHPVIGSMKDLDAASVEDVRQFFATYYVPGNCTAVLVGDFDSKQALALATQFLGRVPKSEAPVPRDIPREPPQTREKRVTLQADWPLPAVVVAYHITSDGHPDSYPLHLASKVLSDGESSRIYRSLVYEKEIALAAFGGGNIIEDPNLFYAVAIVQPGHTTDEAAAALIAELDRLRGEPITAAELQQAKNQFTRDYIVGRETDQNKAEVLGHAAVIHGDLKTADAEFDIFQSLTVADVQRVAKTYFTPENRTVLTILPRGGQ
- the lpxD gene encoding UDP-3-O-(3-hydroxymyristoyl)glucosamine N-acyltransferase, which translates into the protein MKLEEIARRLECRLEGDGAIEIARVAGIGDAGPGDLTFFANPKYAAELRATKASAVILGDRAAAAPCAMLRAVDPYLAFARAMELFAPRLETAAGVHRMADVATDASIDPTASIAAFASIGVGASVGARTVIYPHVTIGAGAVVGDDCVVHSRVSIRERVVVGSRVVVQDGAVIGSDGFGFARRPDGTHHKIPQVGGVVIEDDVEIGANTAIDRPAVGETRIGAGTKIDNLVQVAHGVTIGRDVLLAAQVGIAGSTTIEDRVTLAGQVGVAGHLTIGAGVIATAQTGIPNSIDAGAFVSGYPAIDNRDWLKASAVFRTLPALRKAVAALRARLDDLENRR